A stretch of DNA from Brachyhypopomus gauderio isolate BG-103 chromosome 7, BGAUD_0.2, whole genome shotgun sequence:
CTCACAGGGCAaggagggggcggagttagGCAGGTAGACCGCACTCCACAGCATCAGGTTACGTACGTGGCATACCGGGTGGAGCACCTATCAGAGAGGCAAAAGACCAACGAGGAAGCGGTCAAAAAAAAGGGTTTTGTCCCTTCACTGGGCCAACTTTGATTACAAGCCATGCGGAGCTGGCACAGCTGGCATGTGTGGGCACTACCGTCTCCGAGTGGGGTGAGTAGAGGATGTTCTGAAAGGCTCTGTTGGCGGGCTGGAGCAGGGACCATGCGGAGCAGGTCTTCTCCACCACCCGCCGCTCCTCACGCTCCCTGCTGCTGTTACACAGGAACGTCCCGAACAGACACGAGTAGGTGTGTTGCACCAGCTTcacctgcgcgcacacacacacacacacacacacacacacacacacacacacgttacgcCTCATCTGAAATCCTAATTCTAAAACTTGACATGCTAAACACAATGCATAATGCTAAAGAGGGTAGGACACTGGCTTTGCTAAATAACCACAGCTGCCCCACCCAAACTGGACTTGCCAGTTGCAAGGAACCCTGACTGGACCCTTAGCATGTTGCAGTACACGGTGAGAACAGAAGGGGGCGCCCCTGGTACCAGAAAGGCCTCGTTGAACTGAAAGGAGCAGGGGAACTGCCTCTGCAGCTGGTGCACACAGTCCAGCCACTGCAGGAAGACGGGGCAGCGCTCGTTCACGTCCTCCGCGTTCTCGCCGTGGCCGCAGCGGTCCGCAAACTTGTGGCCGAAATCCAGCCACTCTGTCTCCACCAGCAGCTGGAAGCCCTGTGGAGAGGAACAGGGCAGGACTGATTCAGACGGAGGAACGAACAGATTCTGCCTTCCAATTATGGGAATACTCCCGTTAAGGCCATATAGGAGGAGTCCATGTGGATAGTGGAGAGTTTGACACGCTTCCTGAGGACATCTCTTACAGAGACTGGAAGGCCGGATCCCCACTGTAGGATCGGGCGAGAAGCGGCACGACAGTCTGCTGTGGTTTTCACAAGTGATGACACAACACATACCAGGGATTCTTCAACATGCCGTGGAGTCTTGTATTGTCCTTGTAAAGGTGCATCTCTACAGTTTACTAGTTCAACACCCATTTGAAACTTTAAGTGATGTTCTTCTTTGTGCCTCCATTTAAAAGTGCTGTAGTTGCACCAGCAGCCAAAATACAGTACAGCTCattattaattaaaataaataaaaaaaaaacatgaacagTCTTTCCTCCtccgtctccctctcccccttctccttgtctctccacctctccccccttctccttgtctctccacccctccctccttcccttcgtctctctccatctctccccccctctcctcgtctctctccacccatcctcCCTTCTCTTCatttctccacccctccctccttcccttcgtctctctccatctctccccccctctcctcgtCTCTCTCCACCCGTCGCCCTTTCCTCACCTCCATGGTCCTGTAGTAAGGGTCAAGCAACAGTTTGGACAGAGCCACTATCTGTGGCGTGCGGTCCCAGCCATCGGAGCAGTGCACCAGCACCGGCCTGTGGTCCCGGTCCACGGCGGTCACCACCAGCAGGGCGGCCTTCAGCAGCAGGGACAGGTGCTGCAGCCACTTGGTGCCCTCCAAGGCAGACAGCcagctgagagacagacagacagacagacagaggggtggGAGTACCGTAAGACCCCAGCCATCTCTGCGATGGAACACGCCACATACTGCAGATATACTGCAGTCAACGTTCTTATCTCCAGGTGTGGGGTTACAGGTGTTGGGAGGGTGCGGGTGAGTGCAGTGAGGTGGGACTCACTTGGCAGGGTCGGGCCCTTGGGCACAGAGCGCCCGCAGGCACTGGAAGCTCCGCCGGATGGAGTGGATGTTGGCCATTCCCATAAACATCACCTCACAGTTCGGGTAGTACTCTACACAAAACACACGGGAGTCTGAGTGCTTACTGCAAGCGCCGCCTCTAAGAACACGTCCCAGGCTGGGTGAAAACCTTTGATTTATATTGTCTTTGAAGACAAAGATGATTCAAGCAGAATTTCAAGTAACTAAGCATGATTGTATCTGCTCGGAAAACTAAGCGTGAAACGTGATTAGAAAAGGGTGGCATAACTGCGCACACTGCGACAGAGACAGAAATGGGCATGTTTACCTGGGCATTCACAACCACCTCCTTTGGCCCGATTGGCAACTGCGGCAGCATATGACCTGGCGTCCAATATCAGCAGCTTCTGCAGAGGCGTGTCCGTTGGCTCCACCTCCTCATTGCTATTGGTTATCTCAGGATCTAAGAGGTACGAGGAGTTACACGATTTTAACGGTGTCAAGCAAAAATCCTTGCACTCGTTACTTTCAAGAATGAGATaggcaacatttttttttataaatacataaataaaggaGCTGTGATACTGACCTGAGCCATTGTGAGAATTCTTGGGATGGAGGTAGACGCAGGAGCCGTTGCTTAGAGTTTTAACCACTGCAGTGTCCATAGCACAGGCCTTAGCAATGGCCTGCACCAAACGCTCATCGTCTGCATTCCGCCACCCCCACCAGCTCACCTCGGGCTGCCCGCAACGACCAATCACAGCACCCGTACTCTGATGTCTGGGTGGAGCAAAGGCCGTTTCAGATTAAACATTTAAATGCAGGTGCCAAGGTGTAAATGTTGTTTCTCAGCACTGGAGAAAAAAGACACACCTGTAAACAACTGCTGGAATCCTCTTCCAGGACCGGAATGTTGACACATTTTCTAGTTCTTCATCCGTGATCCAGCTAGGCACTAGAAGACGCTCAGGGTAACTGGCACAGAGTCTGAGTATAGACACACAGAGTCTGAGTATAGACACACAGAGTCTGAGTATAGACACACAGAGTCTGAGTACAGAGATTGTGCTTCGCATTAAATGACTCTAACCTTCAGAATCACACCTTTAAATAATAAACCAATAACCTCTTCAAAGACCAAGGGCTGTTCAGTGAAGGGCCAATTCTGCATAAATTTCCTTCAAACCTGCAAAGCTCTAATACCTTTATTGATACCTACACCTCATTAACCATGAATGGATGCTAATTAGGCTTGGCCTAAAAACCCATTCGCACCAGGCCCTGAACTGAACACACCCATTTTTAAGAGTCACCTGAAGTTGTCGTTGATGTTGGAAGTTCTCCAGGCACTCTGAGAGTCGAAGCCCATTCTGTGCACCTCGCCTTTAAACCGACTCCTCACGTGTTCGCCTGCAGGACACCCCCCCCATATGCAGGCGGGTCACGTTGGTTCAGACCCagaaacatgccacacaaacgtACAGGATGGCTCAGTGTGCGCCTACTGCTAGCTTGTTGTATTACATTTATGCTAAGTCTAGTAGCATTTCCCAGAACTGCTGCTATTAGCAGTAGTTTCCTATTAGGATTCTAAGATAATCTGTGACTGGGCAACCTGCCTGGTGATCAAAAGGGCAAAAAACAGGTCTATTAAAAGTACAGTTATATAACTACAAGTGAGCTGAGGTGTTCTGTATCCCCTTTACAGTTTTGGCCTGGGTTAAACTCGGGTCAAGTGATGGCGTAGAAGGGGATCCGGGTTGAGAGTGGCATCAGATACACACGGACAGGGGTCACCAGCTCATGCCTTTAACTAGCTAATATGACTAAAGTCATTCTCTTGCTAGCAACCTGCCTGGGTCAGTCAGAACCTACTCAACATTATAGAAACTGTGGATGGCTAAGCTGGATGTAAACAATTCCATCCGGGAATAGCATGGGTTGTGCGCTTGGTGTAAACAGGACTGACAGGACTAAGATCCGTAGACACGAGTGACGTAAAAGTAgcacaggcgtgtgtgtgtgtgtgtaccagcatGGCAGATGTCCTCGTGCAGGCCCTGCCCACCGGCAGCACAGGCGTGGAAGGCGAAGGCGAAGAGCTCCTCCAGTCGCACGGGGGGCCGCGCCACCGCACTCACCCGCCGCTGCCAGTCCTGGGCCTGCTCCGATGTGCTGAACTGGCACCTGAGAACAGTGGGAGCAGGTCTCAGATCAGTTCCAAAGGCTCTCCTTGGCTTTCCTCCTGTATGTACACTGATCTTAGAGCTGATTAAGTGCTTAACTCTGAACTGTGCTGTGAAAATTAAATAACATTCCCATAAACTGCACACAGAGTTCAAATCTTTATTATCCTAAAAGGGGGGATTTGGCAGGATAAACACAAAGATGGAATATGTGAAACGCCAAAACTAGCATCAGCGTGAGGCACAGTGGAGACATGTTCTGTAGAAGTCAAATTTGAAGCCCAAACAGCCTTGCCACGCTCTCTGCTCTTTTAACACCAACAAACCTACATGCACTCAATAAGTCCTAGTAGTCCACAGGAGGCTGCGAGCAAAATCAGGCCTCTGTCTACAATCACGTAAAACATAGAACGTAGCAACCACATTTTAAATTTCCTTTGTCCCGACACTTGCTGTATTTgcccatttgtattttagtttttttttttgggggggggggggggggggacaaaaaaaaaacattaattacAAAGAACGTAAAGGGTGAtggtagcagtgtgtgtgtacctgataaCCTTGCAGTCTTTACAGGTGAGATGCAGCTGGACCAAGTCGCGACATTCCACACTCTCAATCAGCTGCAAAGGAAcctgtgacacacacagacacacactgctgagGACAGCTAGACAAGAAAAACTATGCAGATCTCACATACCTTGTTGCAGGTGCATAAAAGCCATGGTGTTGTGAAAGGAGGCAGATTGTCTTTTACAGTGAAGTATTTGTCTCTCAAAATGCCAGTGCTACCTCACTGTAAGCCCTGTCCATCAGATACCATTCAAATGCTGAAACAAATGAATGCCTACTGTCTTTCCGCCAGCTACTGCTGTTTGTCACTGCAGTACAGGATAAACATGGATTTAGGTGAACGTTCTGAATGAGCTGCTCACATTTATGACGCTGTCTTTGAACTTGATGTGGAGACGGTAGCTGGACAAGGCGATGACTGCCCCCTCTGCCTTTCCTAAGAACTCAACACACTCACCATGCAAGACCGGGAACGGaacctgcacacaaacacacacacacacacgtacattagagaaaaaaaaaacaaagatcaGAATAGGTGACATTGAGGAAGAGGACCAAAATATTCAGCgtaggtacgtgtgtgtgtgtgagagagagagagtgtgtgtgcgtgtgtgtgtgtgagagagagagtgtgtgtgcgtgtgtgtgtgtgagagagagagtgtgtgtgcgtgtgtgtgtgtgagagagagagagtgtgtgtgcgtgtgtgagagagagagtgtgtgtgcgtgtgtgagagagagagagtgtgtgtgcgtgtgtgagagagagagagtgtgtgtgtgtgtgtgagagagagagtgtgtgtgtgtgtgagagagagagagtgtgtgcgtgtgtgagagagagagagtgtgtgcgtgtgtgagagagagagtgtgtgtgtgtgtgtgagagagagagtgtgtgtgcgtgtgtgtgagagagagagtgtgtgtgcgtgtgtgtgagagagagagtgtgtgtgcgtgtgtgagagagagagagtgtgtgcgtgtgtgagagagagagagtgtgtgcgtgtgtgagagagagagagtgtgtgtgcgtgtgtgtgagagagagagtgtgtgtgtgtgtgtgagagagagagtgtgtgtgcgtgtgtgagagagagagtgtgtgtgcgtgtgtgagagagagagtgtgtgtgcgtgtgtgagagagagagagtgtgtgtgtgtgtgtgagagagagagtgtgtgtgcgtgtgtgagagagagagtgtgtgtgtgtgtgtgtgagagagagagtgtgtgtgtgtgtgtgtgagagagagagtgtgtgtgcgtgtgtgagagagagagagtgtgtgcgtgtgtgagagagagagagtgtgtgtgcgtgtgtgtgtgagagagagagtgtgtgtgcgtgtgtgtgtgagagagagagtgtgtgtgtgcgtgtgtgtgcatgcccaGCGTGAAGTCGTTCCCTTGCCTGTACGCCATCCTCTTCCAGAACCGGACTCCCAGAATCCACACTTGTCTGTTCCTCTTcaccctgcacacacgcacacacacaaaaaccagGTCTCATGGATACATCACCATGCCACATAATGTCAAGTATAAGCAGCATGTGTGGAAGGTAACAGAGACTCTGTGCACTCTCACCATTGCCCCTGGGAAGAGGGGGGGTCTTGGTCCGGAGAGCACCAGGCTTCTCAGCTGGATCTCGACCTCACTGCAAGGGACAGAAGATAAGTCAGAGCTGGTAGAGGACCATGGGAAAACACCTGAGCTCAGAGCTCCGCTACAGGAGGACATACATGCCAAGAGAGGTGGGACAGTCTACAAGCTCTAGTTTATACCATTCATGACAAGAAGCAGACCATTTTGTCTATGGTGTAGCAGCAACTTAGACAGGTTGACTCCTTTGGAAGATGGATCTAGAAGTACTGAGAAGTTGTATTTCTATGTGTTCAGCATTCTCAACTCCAAGCATACACTGTGTTTCTGTCCACAGAAACCCAAAGCGACCTCAAAGGCCTTTCCACATGGGCCAACTTTGGCAAAGTTTTCAAACCCACTGATCCCCAACCAGGTCACCCGTTACAAATTATCGACAAGCTACTCCAGGTGGACGGACTGACGAGAACAGCTTATGCTATAAGCCGGCCATCTCATCTCCGGCCTAAAACCACTGAGCGCCGGTAGCTCTCCTAATCCCTGGTTTTATCTGCTCATTTTGTCGCAGCAGGTCAGACCAGCAGTTGGAAAGGCCCGACCCTGGAGGAGGCTTGCTGGGCTGGCCGTTATCTGATCTTCCATCGGAATGAATGGAGCCCTGGCTTAGATATCAGAGCCTGGAGGTGGTGAGCAGCAACGTCAACCACACACGTACAGTCTGCCTTACGCACGCCCAGACAAAAGAGCACGCCAGCCCACACCAGCGAGATCTCCTTTTTGGCCAACTGTGGCCGGACGCTGATTCGACCGGCTGACGTCACCAAGCGCACAttaccacacacatctccctgGCTCTCTCTGACGATATAAAGCACATCCtgtgtattcacacacacaaggctgaAGTCCTGCTGTGCTCCTTCTCACTGCAGGAAGGAGGCAGCGATGTAGACCCCTGGTTGCTAGCTGATTTGTAAGCCTACGCTTCACTCCGCCACTACAAAAGCTGGGTTAGAGGGAGAATATCTGTAGGAGACTCCAACAAACacaagagacagacagggatgGTGATTCACTCAAACCACACCACCCAAGGTCTACAATGCGCACACATACTCTGATGAAATATAGGCGACATGTAAAGCCCACAATAATCAACCAAAATGTGCTCTGACACAGTAGATTCTTCTACTGTGATTTTATTCGTGAAGGTGCAGCTTGTACACTTTAATAGAGTGAAACACAATCACTCACTCTTTAAAGCACATGTTGGAATTACAATAATACAAACAGGGGTGCTGCAAAATGCTACCAGAAGCAAGTCTCACCTTGTaagagcatttttactgttccGCCTCCAGTTAAAAGGATCGCCGAAGTTAAACATACAGACTGTAAAGACTAGCACTAACGGGCTGAAGCAACGGAGCCTCGACGGCGAACGGAGGAGCTGTTAATGAAGAGGGCGGGGGAGGCAAACACAACTCTAATCATATGACTCTCACATTATTCCGCGCAGGAGCTTAAGAGTGGTTGCAGGTCTGGCTTGGATAACAATTAACCCTCagtgacattttaaacatttggTTTACCCCATCAGCAACAGTGACCTGTGAAAATACCGCCGGCTTTGTTGCAGTTAAATCAAACGAAGTCCACGTTAGCAGAATGATTAACACAATGTGACAAAAGATTTGAGGGATAGTCGTGCGGTTTAGTCCTGTTCTTATACTACTTGTTCCAAAAGGTCTTCCTTACATTTCTTGCAATGTCTTGTCAATGAAATGGGGGTGTTGTCTGGGAGCTCATTTATATTTGAGTCTATCGTAATAAAACACTTTAGACCTTAATTTATTCGTTGATCTGAAGACTTATTTTCTAATTTTCATAACTGTCTAATTTTCATAACTCATTTGTTAATACTCAACAGAAGGACATgaccacggacgtagttttggggggggacgggggggacatgtcccccccactttttcaaaagccggttttggtcccccccagtttttacagttaaaaccaaatatttaagtagcgacgaagtcatgtcccccccactttttaacggttaaaaaaacaatatccaaatagcgacaaatctagcactaggatcatgcagctccgagctcccccccccccccccccccgctcaacaatttttgttcacagcgctcaacaattttcattcaacccccccccccccccccccgctcaacagttcgccaccccaggttgtgtcccccccacttatgaaatcaaaactacgtccatggacATGACAATGAACGACTGAGGGACATTGTGTTTCTTCTGCTAGTGTCGCATGCAAATATGAGCAAGTTACGCCGAACTAAATATgtggatcgtgctctatttaaTGAATCAGGTCCATGTTTATTTGACCGTGTGTATTTGTAAAGAGACGGACAGTGCAGCTAGCGCTCGCTAGCCAACACCATCGCTTTGTGATATTGTTTTGCTCGTCATTATAAATGTAAAGTGCATAGATATGGACATTATCACCACGTGTCAAAACAAAGTTTACTTGTCAGAGCAGCTGAACGGTGCACTTATTCCCCTAAAacagcagtgtttgtgtgttatttACATCCGCCGGTTGTCACTGTCGGCGCTgcatattatttgtgttgtcgtTGAGAAGAGGGCGGAACCCGTCAAGAAGGCCAAGGCGGCCTACAGAGAAACAGAGTGTTCATTTATAAACGTGCACTCACCAGATATTTGCCCTTTTGAAAGACAATCCACCTTTTGCGTCTCTTTAACGGAATATCAAAAATCGCTTAAAACACAGCATGCAAACATTGCTCTTTTCACCCGATCTAAGCAGCCATCGTTCCTCTGTCTTTTGACTGCTCAGCGCTGCGGAGTGCAGCGTCATTGCGTCATCACGCACGCGGAGTAGTCTCGTACGCGCACGCGATGTAAACAAACGAACGTGGTCCTAGAATTGTCAGAGTCGGCAAAACGACACGTAGCTTAAACAAGCAGATCGCGTTGTAGCCGACATGCAACTTTGAGGATTTTCTTTGCATTTACATTCATATTTAAGACATAAAATCATTCTCATTAAACCACACAGGAGCTTCGAGACAGTAGAAGTAGAGTAGAAGCTAGTTCAATTGAGCATAAAGTCCGCCTCATGTCCAGCTAGGACAGGGCCCCATTGAGCTCGGCGCTCGTGATGTGACAGGTTTTAAATCATTTTTGCCATATGCTCTTCTTTCTCGTCTCCTTTCCTCGGTCTGCAGAGCTATGACTCTCTGGGTTGCTTCTGCCGGGGCAGGACGAGAGTTCCTTT
This window harbors:
- the LOC143518885 gene encoding phosphatidylinositol-3,5-bisphosphate 3-phosphatase MTMR3 isoform X2; this encodes MFNFGDPFNWRRNSKNALTSEVEIQLRSLVLSGPRPPLFPGAMGEEEQTSVDSGSPVLEEDGVQVPFPVLHGECVEFLGKAEGAVIALSSYRLHIKFKDSVINVPLQLIESVECRDLVQLHLTCKDCKVIRCQFSTSEQAQDWQRRVSAVARPPVRLEELFAFAFHACAAGGQGLHEDICHAGEHVRSRFKGEVHRMGFDSQSAWRTSNINDNFRLCASYPERLLVPSWITDEELENVSTFRSWKRIPAVVYRHQSTGAVIGRCGQPEVSWWGWRNADDERLVQAIAKACAMDTAVVKTLSNGSCVYLHPKNSHNGSDPEITNSNEEVEPTDTPLQKLLILDARSYAAAVANRAKGGGCECPEYYPNCEVMFMGMANIHSIRRSFQCLRALCAQGPDPANWLSALEGTKWLQHLSLLLKAALLVVTAVDRDHRPVLVHCSDGWDRTPQIVALSKLLLDPYYRTMEGFQLLVETEWLDFGHKFADRCGHGENAEDVNERCPVFLQWLDCVHQLQRQFPCSFQFNEAFLVKLVQHTYSCLFGTFLCNSSREREERRVVEKTCSAWSLLQPANRAFQNILYSPHSETVLHPVCHVRNLMLWSAVYLPNSAPSLPCEESCASYSMPLASPEDVPSGRLPRTRSYDNLPTACEGMSSLPTNRRCSESNLNEKRDDHLQSVEITVAVEANGDLPKSNMANHNTQHPEIGTALDRMLQEEGLLYGVEYIDSKTFNESGSANEVRTEDDGGWAASLSTFDSAHKAGTTPPVSESPNTVPEQNHSVRALGVEEALDLSTEESFTSISSSPIQLGYLSNGHGAVEDISAEEPSSPAHSPNLCLSSSAPPDFKSTPQSSTETLTEECPLQSQTLGSPTPPNPDGPGPRQPNPSPLLLPSQCALRPVSPQPAGHEGSVCNGEAPRVNGLGSWTPHSRRASVMSGGSPTSPHQAPPGCSGRGPSASAHLEEDGLSVHSDAVQVRLRQMEAGHQLQVETLRRQVHALWSQLHVSGELTPVTDQENNVEAACLARCSTELYSQNSWDQEEQHDKQETAWYRDHLSIRCYRCENKFWLAARKHQCRNCGNVFCASCCDQKVAAASQHLYEPNRACQACYGHLRPAELELEKPITASSN
- the LOC143518885 gene encoding phosphatidylinositol-3,5-bisphosphate 3-phosphatase MTMR3 isoform X4, whose amino-acid sequence is MFNFGDPFNWRRNSKNALTSEVEIQLRSLVLSGPRPPLFPGAMGEEEQTSVDSGSPVLEEDGVQVPFPVLHGECVEFLGKAEGAVIALSSYRLHIKFKDSVINVPLQLIESVECRDLVQLHLTCKDCKVIRCQFSTSEQAQDWQRRVSAVARPPVRLEELFAFAFHACAAGGQGLHEDICHAGEHVRSRFKGEVHRMGFDSQSAWRTSNINDNFRLCASYPERLLVPSWITDEELENVSTFRSWKRIPAVVYRHQSTGAVIGRCGQPEVSWWGWRNADDERLVQAIAKACAMDTAVVKTLSNGSCVYLHPKNSHNGSDPEITNSNEEVEPTDTPLQKLLILDARSYAAAVANRAKGGGCECPEYYPNCEVMFMGMANIHSIRRSFQCLRALCAQGPDPANWLSALEGTKWLQHLSLLLKAALLVVTAVDRDHRPVLVHCSDGWDRTPQIVALSKLLLDPYYRTMEGFQLLVETEWLDFGHKFADRCGHGENAEDVNERCPVFLQWLDCVHQLQRQFPCSFQFNEAFLVKLVQHTYSCLFGTFLCNSSREREERRVVEKTCSAWSLLQPANRAFQNILYSPHSETVLHPVCHVRNLMLWSAVYLPNSAPSLPCEESCASYSMPLASPEDVPSGRLPRTRSYDNLPTACEGMSSLPTNRRCSESNLNEKRDDHLQSVEITVAVEANGDLPKSNMANHNTQHPEIGTALDRMLQEEGLLYGVEYIDSKTFNESGSANEVRTEDDGGWAASLSTFDSAHKAGTTPPVSESPNTVPEQNHSVRALGVEEALDLSTEESFTSISSSPIQLGYLSNGHGAVEDISAEEPSSPAHSPNLCLSSSAPPDFKSTPQSSTETLTEECPLQSQTLGSPTPPNPDGPGPRQPNPSPLLLPSQCALRPVSPQPAGHEGSVCNGEAPRVNGLGSWTPHSRRASVMSGGSPTSPHQAPPGCSGRGPSASAHLEEDGLSVHSDAVQVRLRQMEAGHQLQVETLRRQVHALWSQLHVSGELVRTHTHARSLIVNKKRRR
- the LOC143518885 gene encoding phosphatidylinositol-3,5-bisphosphate 3-phosphatase MTMR3 isoform X1; the encoded protein is MFNFGDPFNWRRNSKNALTSEVEIQLRSLVLSGPRPPLFPGAMGEEEQTSVDSGSPVLEEDGVQVPFPVLHGECVEFLGKAEGAVIALSSYRLHIKFKDSVINVPLQLIESVECRDLVQLHLTCKDCKVIRCQFSTSEQAQDWQRRVSAVARPPVRLEELFAFAFHACAAGGQGLHEDICHAGEHVRSRFKGEVHRMGFDSQSAWRTSNINDNFRLCASYPERLLVPSWITDEELENVSTFRSWKRIPAVVYRHQSTGAVIGRCGQPEVSWWGWRNADDERLVQAIAKACAMDTAVVKTLSNGSCVYLHPKNSHNGSDPEITNSNEEVEPTDTPLQKLLILDARSYAAAVANRAKGGGCECPEYYPNCEVMFMGMANIHSIRRSFQCLRALCAQGPDPANWLSALEGTKWLQHLSLLLKAALLVVTAVDRDHRPVLVHCSDGWDRTPQIVALSKLLLDPYYRTMEGFQLLVETEWLDFGHKFADRCGHGENAEDVNERCPVFLQWLDCVHQLQRQFPCSFQFNEAFLVKLVQHTYSCLFGTFLCNSSREREERRVVEKTCSAWSLLQPANRAFQNILYSPHSETVLHPVCHVRNLMLWSAVYLPNSAPSLPCEESCASYSMPLASPEDVPSGRLPRTRSYDNLPTACEGMSSLPTNRRCSESNLNEKRDDHLQSVEITVAVEANGDLPKSNMANHNTQHPEIGTALDRMLQEEGLLYGVEYIDSKTFNESGSANEVRTEDDGGWAASLSTFDSAHKAGTTPPVSESPNTVPEQNHSVRALGVEEALDLSTEESFTSISSSPIQLGYLSNGHGAVEDISAEEPSSPAHSPNLCLSSSAPPDFKSTPQSSTETLTEECPLQSQTLGSPTPPNPDGPGPRQPNPSPLLLPSQCALRPVSPQPAGHEGSVCNGEAPRVNGLGSWTPHSRRASVMSGGSPTSPHQAPPGCSGRGPSASAHLEEDGLSVHSDAVQVRLRQMEAGHQLQVETLRRQVHALWSQLHVSGELTPVTDQENNVEAACLARCSTELYSQNSWDQEEQHDKQETAWYRDHLSIRCYRCENKFWLAARKHQCSAREPVEEAWNCGNVFCASCCDQKVAAASQHLYEPNRACQACYGHLRPAELELEKPITASSN
- the LOC143518885 gene encoding phosphatidylinositol-3,5-bisphosphate 3-phosphatase MTMR3 isoform X3 encodes the protein MGEEEQTSVDSGSPVLEEDGVQVPFPVLHGECVEFLGKAEGAVIALSSYRLHIKFKDSVINVPLQLIESVECRDLVQLHLTCKDCKVIRCQFSTSEQAQDWQRRVSAVARPPVRLEELFAFAFHACAAGGQGLHEDICHAGEHVRSRFKGEVHRMGFDSQSAWRTSNINDNFRLCASYPERLLVPSWITDEELENVSTFRSWKRIPAVVYRHQSTGAVIGRCGQPEVSWWGWRNADDERLVQAIAKACAMDTAVVKTLSNGSCVYLHPKNSHNGSDPEITNSNEEVEPTDTPLQKLLILDARSYAAAVANRAKGGGCECPEYYPNCEVMFMGMANIHSIRRSFQCLRALCAQGPDPANWLSALEGTKWLQHLSLLLKAALLVVTAVDRDHRPVLVHCSDGWDRTPQIVALSKLLLDPYYRTMEGFQLLVETEWLDFGHKFADRCGHGENAEDVNERCPVFLQWLDCVHQLQRQFPCSFQFNEAFLVKLVQHTYSCLFGTFLCNSSREREERRVVEKTCSAWSLLQPANRAFQNILYSPHSETVLHPVCHVRNLMLWSAVYLPNSAPSLPCEESCASYSMPLASPEDVPSGRLPRTRSYDNLPTACEGMSSLPTNRRCSESNLNEKRDDHLQSVEITVAVEANGDLPKSNMANHNTQHPEIGTALDRMLQEEGLLYGVEYIDSKTFNESGSANEVRTEDDGGWAASLSTFDSAHKAGTTPPVSESPNTVPEQNHSVRALGVEEALDLSTEESFTSISSSPIQLGYLSNGHGAVEDISAEEPSSPAHSPNLCLSSSAPPDFKSTPQSSTETLTEECPLQSQTLGSPTPPNPDGPGPRQPNPSPLLLPSQCALRPVSPQPAGHEGSVCNGEAPRVNGLGSWTPHSRRASVMSGGSPTSPHQAPPGCSGRGPSASAHLEEDGLSVHSDAVQVRLRQMEAGHQLQVETLRRQVHALWSQLHVSGELTPVTDQENNVEAACLARCSTELYSQNSWDQEEQHDKQETAWYRDHLSIRCYRCENKFWLAARKHQCSAREPVEEAWNCGNVFCASCCDQKVAAASQHLYEPNRACQACYGHLRPAELELEKPITASSN